The following nucleotide sequence is from Senegalia massiliensis.
TTACCATTTTCTATTATGGGTATTCTCTTAACTAAAAAGTCCTTATTATTAAATCTAAAAATCTCATTTAATTGCTTTTCACCTTTATCTAAAACATCTAATAATTTAGTGTTTGCTATTATATTTACAATGTTTTTGCCTATACTATCTTCATAAGTTAAATCTAAATATAGCTCTGCTTTTTTGTTCATGGAAATTATATTACCTTTATTATCAATAGCAATAACAGCCTCATCCATAATTTCAAATACTGTGCGTAATACTATATCTTTTAATTTCAACTTTTATATCACCTCTATAAGTTCTATTTACTTCATTATTATTATATCATTTATTATTATAATTAAAAGCTCTTAGTTTATTTAAACTAAGAGCTTTTTAATAAGATTATTTTGGAGGCATTACAGTAGCAGTTCCTTTTAAGACTACATCTCCATTCTGATTTGTACAAGTAGTTTTAAGTTTGATTATATTTTTACCTTCTAGTTTTTCTGATACTTCAACTTCTGCTTTAATAGTGTCACCAAACTTTACAGGAGCAGTAAATTTAAGATCTTGACCTAAATATATAGTTCCTGGTCCTGGCAAGTGTACACCTAATACTGCAGATACTAATCCCGCAGTAAGCATTCCATGAGCTATTCTCCCTTTAAACATAGTATCCTTTGATACTTCTTCATTAATATGTGCAGGATTTATATCACCTGTAATACCTGCATATAAATATACATCTGTTTCTGTAATCGTTTTCTGAAATGATGCCTTTTGACCCATTTCTAATTCATTAAATGTTTTACCCTTCATTTAGCACACTCCTCATAATATATTAAGCAATATGCTAATTACTAAAGCAAAATTCGTGCCAATATAAACATTTAATATATTATTGGGTTATTTTAGTAATATGCAGCATCAATATGATGTTTATATAGTTTAATATTGTTATACAAAGTTTAAAAACTCATAAATTTATGTAAACATAATTTTACATGTAAATTTTTATTAATAGTAAAATTTAATTAAATCTCTTATTACTTTCAATATATTTTAAAAAGTTCTTTTTCCTCTTTGTAATTTCTCTATAAGTATCCTTATTAATTTTTTTATCTTCAAATAGTTTATCGGCTAATTTAATAAATATTCTTGTTATTTCTTCAAGGTCATTTTGATTATACTTCATATTAAATTCCACCTCCAAAATATATATTCAACATAAATTAAAAAAATCCTTTATTAATTTAAAAATAAATAGAATTCCAGGCTAGTTTTAAAGAATTTTCTTAATATTTAATCTTGTTTTTTTATATTGTTAGTTTAAACTTTTTGTAATATAATAGAAAAAGTGAGAGAAAAATATTTTGATGGAAGTATGGTGAATATGGAAAATTTAGTAAATGTAGAAAACAAAATAACATCACTTAGAAATCAAATGCATAAATTAATACACAAAAATAGTTTTATTACTACATCTGAAGTAGTAAACGTAAGTCAAAAACTAGATGAAGCTTTAAATCAA
It contains:
- a CDS encoding MaoC family dehydratase, producing the protein MKGKTFNELEMGQKASFQKTITETDVYLYAGITGDINPAHINEEVSKDTMFKGRIAHGMLTAGLVSAVLGVHLPGPGTIYLGQDLKFTAPVKFGDTIKAEVEVSEKLEGKNIIKLKTTCTNQNGDVVLKGTATVMPPK
- a CDS encoding aspartyl-phosphate phosphatase Spo0E family protein — encoded protein: MREKYFDGSMVNMENLVNVENKITSLRNQMHKLIHKNSFITTSEVVNVSQKLDEALNQYYKITHKIN